From the Leptolyngbya sp. O-77 genome, one window contains:
- a CDS encoding CDGSH iron-sulfur domain-containing protein produces MSEPVIADTKPVVMELEPGTYYWCRCGRSQGQPFCDGSYEGTDFTPLAFEVTETQKVALCLCKHTGSEPFCDGSHTKLK; encoded by the coding sequence ATGAGCGAACCCGTGATTGCAGATACGAAACCCGTGGTGATGGAGCTAGAACCGGGCACCTACTACTGGTGTCGCTGTGGGCGATCGCAAGGGCAGCCGTTTTGCGACGGTTCCTATGAGGGCACAGACTTTACGCCCCTCGCCTTTGAAGTGACCGAAACCCAGAAAGTGGCCCTCTGCCTCTGCAAGCATACGGGCAGCGAACCCTTCTGTGACGGGTCGCACACCAAGCTCAAGTGA
- a CDS encoding prohibitin family protein → MMKSAPTNTAWGLLAAGAITLFLAFNSFVVINPGQAGVLSILGKAQDGTLLEGIHLKPPFVSKVDIYDVTVQKFEVPAQSSTKDLQYLSASFAINFRLDPMRIVEIRRKQGTLANIVTKVIAPQTQEAFKIAAARRTAEESITQREELRQDFDIALSQRLEKYGILLLDTSVVDVKFSDEFAHAVEDKQIAEQQAQRAVYIAQQAQQEAQAEINRAKGKAEAQRLLAETLKSAGGQLVLQKEAIEAWREGGAQMPRVLVMGKDAGSVPFLFNLGDPGDPDEELVAQTVDSNGDRPRPNSKSGSKVSSKDL, encoded by the coding sequence ATGATGAAATCTGCACCGACCAATACAGCCTGGGGCTTGCTGGCGGCGGGGGCGATCACCCTCTTTTTGGCATTCAATTCCTTCGTGGTGATTAATCCCGGCCAGGCCGGCGTGCTGAGCATTCTCGGCAAGGCCCAGGACGGCACGCTGCTGGAGGGCATCCACCTGAAGCCGCCGTTCGTCTCTAAAGTGGATATTTACGATGTCACGGTGCAAAAGTTTGAAGTGCCCGCCCAGAGTTCTACCAAGGATTTGCAGTATCTTTCCGCCAGTTTTGCGATTAACTTCCGGCTTGACCCCATGCGAATTGTGGAAATTCGCCGCAAACAGGGCACATTAGCCAACATTGTCACCAAAGTCATTGCACCCCAGACCCAAGAAGCCTTCAAAATTGCCGCCGCCCGCCGCACGGCCGAAGAGTCCATTACCCAGCGAGAGGAGTTGAGGCAGGATTTTGACATTGCCCTTAGCCAGCGGCTAGAGAAATATGGCATTTTGCTGCTGGATACCAGCGTGGTGGATGTCAAATTTTCAGATGAATTTGCCCATGCGGTGGAAGATAAGCAAATTGCCGAACAGCAGGCACAGCGAGCGGTCTACATCGCGCAACAGGCTCAGCAAGAGGCCCAGGCAGAAATCAACCGCGCCAAGGGCAAGGCAGAAGCGCAACGGCTTTTGGCAGAAACGCTGAAAAGTGCAGGCGGGCAACTGGTGCTGCAAAAGGAGGCGATCGAGGCATGGCGAGAGGGGGGTGCCCAGATGCCTCGCGTGCTGGTGATGGGCAAGGATGCCGGGAGTGTGCCGTTTTTGTTCAATCTGGGAGATCCAGGAGATCCAGACGAGGAGCTAGTCGCACAAACCGTGGATTCAAACGGCGATCGCCCCCGCCCCAACAGCAAATCGGGCAGTAAAGTCAGCAGCAAGGATCTATAG
- a CDS encoding Uma2 family endonuclease, protein MAIATQKLTFEEYLTYSDGTDTRYELVDGELVPMSLGTGKHGAIIRFIVQQFEGALAQSGQPWVALPALVGVRSPRGRNWDTSRIPDVTVLTLAQWEAMGDREAVINLNESPPLLVVEVVSPSTKMDDYRSKRAEYGLLDIPEYWIVDPLDEKVTICLLEHHFYDAAEYQGNDLIQSPTFPELRLTAAQILAGKR, encoded by the coding sequence ATGGCGATCGCAACGCAAAAACTGACCTTTGAGGAGTACCTGACCTACAGCGATGGCACTGATACCCGCTATGAACTGGTCGATGGAGAACTGGTGCCCATGAGTCTGGGAACTGGCAAACATGGGGCAATCATCCGGTTTATTGTGCAGCAATTTGAAGGCGCACTGGCGCAATCCGGACAGCCCTGGGTGGCGTTGCCTGCTCTGGTGGGGGTTCGTTCTCCACGAGGGCGCAACTGGGACACGTCTCGCATTCCCGATGTCACAGTTTTAACGCTGGCTCAGTGGGAAGCGATGGGCGACCGCGAAGCGGTGATTAACCTAAATGAATCGCCTCCCCTTTTGGTGGTTGAGGTTGTCAGTCCCTCTACCAAAATGGATGACTACCGCTCGAAACGGGCTGAGTATGGATTGCTAGACATCCCTGAATATTGGATCGTAGACCCGCTAGATGAAAAAGTTACGATCTGTCTTCTGGAGCATCATTTCTACGACGCGGCGGAATACCAAGGAAATGATTTGATTCAATCGCCTACCTTTCCAGAGCTTCGCCTCACTGCCGCTCAAATCCTTGCAGGCAAGCGGTAG
- a CDS encoding winged helix-turn-helix transcriptional regulator: MSLHNADPKTLQPAPSPTVLERPSCAVETTIAIIGGRWKVLILRELLGGVKRFNELHRSLTGITQKMLTQQLREMEDDGIVHREVYQQVPPRVEYSLTPLGQSLEPILAVMHEWGERYLAEQGER; encoded by the coding sequence ATGTCACTCCACAACGCTGACCCCAAAACCCTTCAACCTGCCCCATCGCCCACCGTTTTGGAGCGCCCAAGCTGCGCGGTAGAAACCACCATCGCCATCATCGGCGGCCGCTGGAAGGTGCTGATCTTGCGGGAACTGCTCGGCGGCGTGAAGCGGTTTAACGAACTGCATCGGTCGCTCACGGGCATTACCCAAAAGATGCTGACGCAGCAACTGCGCGAGATGGAAGACGACGGCATCGTGCATCGCGAGGTCTATCAGCAGGTGCCGCCCAGGGTGGAATATTCCCTAACGCCCCTGGGTCAAAGCCTGGAGCCGATCCTGGCAGTCATGCACGAGTGGGGCGAGCGGTATTTGGCAGAGCAAGGAGAGCGGTAG
- a CDS encoding Uma2 family endonuclease yields MMAQTETKRYTAEEYLELEVASETRNEYRDGEIVPMTGGTPNHNDIAGNLYILLKSALKGKDHRIFYADQRLWIPGASLYTYPDVMVLPKPLELQAGRKDTVMNPCFIAEVLSKSTRSYDRSDKFAAYRTISSFQEYLLIDQDKIHVEHHVKVAENQWLFSEYNDPEFNLSLRTLDLQVQIADLYENIEFSES; encoded by the coding sequence ATGATGGCTCAAACTGAGACAAAACGCTATACCGCTGAAGAATATTTGGAACTTGAAGTTGCGTCGGAAACCCGCAACGAATATCGCGATGGAGAAATTGTTCCTATGACGGGCGGCACCCCAAACCACAATGACATCGCAGGAAACTTATATATTCTGCTTAAATCTGCCCTTAAAGGAAAAGACCATCGGATCTTCTATGCTGATCAGCGGCTCTGGATTCCCGGCGCAAGTCTCTATACATATCCTGATGTGATGGTTTTGCCAAAGCCGCTAGAGTTGCAAGCTGGGCGAAAAGACACGGTGATGAATCCCTGTTTTATTGCTGAGGTGTTGTCCAAATCAACCCGTAGCTATGACCGGAGTGATAAATTTGCAGCTTATCGCACCATCTCTAGCTTTCAGGAATACCTGCTCATTGATCAGGATAAAATCCACGTTGAGCATCATGTAAAAGTTGCGGAAAATCAATGGCTTTTTTCTGAATATAACGATCCAGAATTTAACCTTTCACTTCGCACATTAGATTTGCAAGTTCAGATTGCAGATCTCTACGAAAATATTGAGTTTTCTGAAAGTTAA
- a CDS encoding cation:proton antiporter produces the protein MVLQPALVAFIFRPITDPVAVFLVIIAIMLVSPLVFERIRLPGIVGLILAGLIVGPYGLNILERDSTIVLLGTVGLLFLMFMAGLETSLDDLKTNAKGAISFGLATFLIPMIMGTVAMLLLGYSFLAAILVASCFASHTLLSLPIASKLGIMRTQTVTITLGGTLITNVLALLVLAVVVKAHQGDLTLSFWLFLIPSLAIYTFATLWGVPRIGRWFFQRFGHDEGAEFTFVVAALFLVSYVARLIEIEPIIGAFLAGVAIAPLIPQFSPLMNRIQFIGNSLFVPFFLISVGMLVNPLILLQEPKSIAVAAVMVGVAIVAKYLPAWMTAKWFRLSPPSMMVMFGLSVAQAASTLAAITVAYNIELVGSATVNGTIMMILVTCIASPWITSRWGDRIPVASDMAAEPASTLVADSQKELKTVPLRVLVPVANPDTEANLLQLALILVRSTEGTLLPLHVLPDSQDWVTAADKSQQMMLLGAAETLANAAVADVEPIGRIDDAIDRGILRTAQERDANLIVCGWKGFSTYRDHLFGSVIDNVVRRAGIPVLVTRLMQPMNTVERVLLVVTAEDFASPQFADALALVKGLATGLKATFVLGLAMSDEAIATNHLDSLKSELKDSVYPLHGDIVRSLSYILDPNDLLVVLHETRPYAPYAFGQPTLGVTPEAIARQYRAVSMAIVNLPGG, from the coding sequence GTGGTTCTTCAACCTGCCCTCGTGGCGTTCATTTTCCGGCCGATTACCGACCCGGTGGCAGTGTTTTTGGTGATTATCGCCATCATGCTGGTGTCGCCGCTGGTGTTTGAGCGGATTCGGCTACCGGGAATTGTAGGGCTGATTTTGGCTGGGCTAATTGTGGGGCCCTACGGGCTGAACATTTTGGAGCGCGACAGCACGATCGTTCTGCTGGGAACCGTAGGGCTGCTGTTTCTAATGTTTATGGCGGGGCTGGAAACCAGCCTGGATGACCTGAAAACGAACGCCAAGGGAGCCATTTCCTTTGGGCTGGCCACATTCTTGATTCCCATGATTATGGGCACGGTGGCGATGCTGCTGCTGGGCTATTCGTTTTTGGCGGCAATCCTGGTTGCGTCCTGTTTTGCGTCACATACGCTGCTGTCTCTGCCCATTGCCAGCAAGCTGGGCATCATGCGGACGCAAACCGTCACGATTACGCTGGGTGGCACACTGATTACCAACGTGCTGGCGCTGCTGGTGCTGGCGGTGGTGGTGAAGGCGCACCAGGGCGACCTAACGCTCAGCTTTTGGCTATTTCTGATTCCGTCGCTGGCAATCTATACCTTTGCGACGCTGTGGGGCGTGCCGCGCATCGGGCGCTGGTTTTTTCAGCGGTTTGGACACGACGAAGGGGCCGAATTTACCTTTGTGGTGGCGGCGCTGTTTCTGGTGTCCTACGTGGCGCGGCTAATCGAGATTGAGCCAATTATTGGCGCGTTTTTGGCGGGCGTGGCGATCGCCCCCCTGATCCCCCAGTTCAGCCCGCTAATGAACCGGATTCAGTTCATCGGCAACAGCCTATTTGTGCCGTTTTTTCTGATTTCGGTGGGAATGTTGGTCAACCCGCTGATTCTGCTTCAGGAACCCAAGTCGATTGCGGTGGCGGCGGTGATGGTGGGCGTGGCAATTGTGGCGAAGTATCTGCCCGCCTGGATGACAGCCAAGTGGTTTCGCCTCAGCCCCCCCAGCATGATGGTCATGTTTGGGCTGTCGGTGGCGCAGGCGGCTTCCACCCTGGCGGCAATCACCGTTGCCTACAATATCGAACTCGTGGGATCAGCGACCGTGAATGGCACGATCATGATGATTCTGGTGACCTGCATCGCGTCGCCGTGGATTACCTCGCGCTGGGGCGATCGCATCCCCGTTGCCTCCGACATGGCAGCCGAACCCGCCTCAACGCTGGTCGCCGATTCGCAAAAAGAACTGAAAACCGTACCGCTGCGGGTGCTGGTGCCCGTCGCCAACCCCGACACCGAAGCCAACCTGCTGCAACTGGCGCTGATTTTGGTGCGCTCTACCGAGGGGACGCTGCTGCCGCTGCACGTCCTGCCCGATTCACAAGACTGGGTGACAGCGGCCGACAAAAGTCAGCAAATGATGCTGCTGGGTGCGGCAGAAACTCTCGCCAACGCGGCTGTGGCCGATGTGGAACCCATCGGACGCATCGACGACGCTATCGACCGGGGCATTTTGCGGACGGCGCAGGAGCGGGATGCGAACCTGATCGTCTGCGGCTGGAAGGGGTTTTCTACTTACCGGGATCACCTGTTTGGCAGCGTCATCGACAATGTGGTGCGGCGGGCAGGCATTCCCGTTTTGGTGACGCGGCTGATGCAGCCGATGAACACGGTAGAGCGGGTGCTGCTGGTGGTGACGGCGGAAGACTTTGCCTCGCCGCAGTTTGCCGATGCGCTGGCGCTGGTGAAGGGGCTGGCGACGGGGCTAAAGGCGACCTTTGTGCTGGGGCTGGCCATGTCAGACGAGGCGATCGCCACCAATCACCTCGACTCGCTCAAAAGCGAACTAAAAGATTCGGTCTATCCGCTGCACGGCGACATCGTTCGCAGCCTGTCGTACATTCTCGACCCAAACGATCTGCTGGTGGTGCTGCATGAAACGCGGCCCTATGCCCCCTATGCCTTTGGCCAGCCGACGCTGGGCGTGACTCCAGAGGCGATCGCCCGCCAATATCGCGCTGTGTCGATGGCGATCGTCAACTTGCCAGGTGGCTGA
- a CDS encoding pirin family protein has product MITVRPSEERGHANHGWLDSYHTFSFANYYDPDHMGFRALRVINEDRVAPGRGFGTHPHRDMEIISYVLSGSLAHKDSMGNAATIGAGEVQKITAGTGIAHSEFNPSQTEGVHFLQIWILPEEAGLTPNYEEKVFPPEAKRGQWRRIASRTGADGAVQIHQDVELYATVLKAGEGRSLELRLGRYAWVQVAQGKISLNGVSLEAGDGAAISDETLLEVQAVSDAEVLLFDLA; this is encoded by the coding sequence ATGATTACTGTCCGTCCGTCTGAAGAACGCGGTCACGCTAACCACGGCTGGCTGGATAGCTACCATACGTTTTCCTTTGCCAACTACTATGATCCTGACCACATGGGCTTTCGCGCCCTGCGCGTGATCAACGAAGACCGGGTTGCGCCGGGTCGCGGCTTTGGCACGCATCCGCACCGCGACATGGAAATTATTTCCTACGTGCTGTCGGGGTCGCTAGCGCACAAAGACAGCATGGGCAACGCCGCCACGATTGGCGCGGGCGAAGTGCAAAAAATTACGGCGGGTACGGGCATTGCCCACAGCGAGTTTAACCCGTCGCAAACGGAAGGCGTGCATTTTCTGCAAATCTGGATTTTGCCAGAGGAAGCAGGATTAACGCCCAATTACGAAGAGAAGGTGTTTCCTCCTGAGGCCAAGCGGGGGCAGTGGCGACGCATTGCCAGCCGCACGGGGGCCGATGGCGCGGTGCAAATTCATCAGGATGTGGAACTGTATGCAACGGTGCTGAAGGCCGGTGAAGGGCGATCGCTCGAATTGCGTCTTGGCCGATATGCCTGGGTGCAGGTGGCGCAGGGCAAAATCAGCCTCAACGGAGTGTCGCTGGAAGCGGGCGACGGCGCAGCCATCAGCGACGAAACGCTGCTGGAGGTGCAAGCTGTCAGCGATGCGGAAGTGCTGCTGTTTGACCTGGCGTAG
- a CDS encoding element excision factor XisH family protein, whose product MARDRFYSQVKAALIKAGWKITHDPLKLEIGGVKLEVDFGAEALADGVLAAERDTEKIAVEVKSFISSSPTNELHAALGQFIAYRLALSELEPDRQLYLAIPLAAYADFFQRPFPKRLVQENGLSLMVYDPIRQEVLQWL is encoded by the coding sequence ATGGCTAGAGATCGCTTCTACTCGCAAGTCAAAGCTGCTTTGATCAAGGCAGGCTGGAAGATAACCCATGACCCGCTCAAGCTGGAAATCGGGGGCGTGAAGCTAGAAGTTGATTTTGGGGCTGAAGCCTTAGCTGACGGAGTTTTGGCTGCCGAGCGGGATACGGAGAAAATTGCGGTTGAAGTGAAGAGTTTTATTTCATCTTCGCCAACCAATGAACTCCATGCTGCGTTGGGACAGTTTATTGCCTATCGTTTAGCGCTGTCAGAGTTGGAACCCGATCGCCAGCTCTACCTAGCGATTCCGCTTGCCGCGTATGCTGACTTTTTTCAACGTCCGTTTCCAAAACGTCTCGTTCAGGAAAATGGTTTGTCGTTAATGGTATACGACCCCATTCGTCAGGAGGTTTTGCAATGGCTGTAG
- a CDS encoding helix-turn-helix domain-containing protein, whose protein sequence is MGRANQALKQVLETYRISQNRLAVMLGIDRSAVFKWVRDQREPSSETIAEITKALKQLNPDAARDFVQLYLGDILEDDAGEE, encoded by the coding sequence ATGGGACGGGCAAACCAAGCACTAAAGCAAGTTCTAGAAACCTATCGCATCAGCCAAAATCGACTTGCCGTGATGCTGGGAATCGATCGCTCTGCGGTGTTTAAGTGGGTGCGCGACCAGCGAGAACCCAGCTCCGAGACCATTGCTGAAATTACCAAAGCGCTGAAGCAGTTGAATCCCGACGCAGCGCGGGACTTTGTGCAGCTTTACTTGGGCGACATTTTGGAGGACGATGCGGGCGAGGAATGA
- the recQ gene encoding DNA helicase RecQ — protein sequence MPTPEEALKFYFGYDAFRPGQREIIDTAIARRDQLVIMPTGGGKSICYQLPALLMDGVTIVVSPLIALMQDQVQALQDNGIGAAFLNSSLGLAELRSTEQAVLAGKIKLLYVAPERLMGDRFLPFLERINAEVGIAAFAIDEAHCLSEWGHDFRPEYRQLKTLRQRYPAVPMTALTATATQRVQEDIVAQLTLRNPRIHVASFNRTNLYYEVRPKRRDVYRDLLQLIRQTPGAGIVYCLSRKKVDELTFRLQQDGIEALPYHAGLEDETRTTNQTRFIRDDVRVMVATVAFGMGINKPDVRFVIHYDLPRSLENYYQEAGRAGRDGDPAKCTLFFGYGDLNTVDFMISQKVDPITGAPLEDEQRIARQQLRRVVDYAEGTDCRRKIQLAYFGESFVGNCQNCDNCLHPRPVEDWTIDAQKFLSCVARCKERFGMNHLIDVLRGSRSQKVLQYGHDKLSTYGIGKHRSIEAWKHLGRSLLHQGLMDETTDGYSIPKLNAQSWEVMRGQRTVMISLPARSLDEPAPVGDRFLKQTGPKADSLFERLRQLRKRLADAQNVPPYVVFSDVSLRQMAEKQPHTLREFARISGVGSRKLSQYGEAFVTEIRDFCTEHDIPLRSPSIGTIPSDSEEDSFDPVLAYAKPPRDRSESRSAMRLKSVSRTVFYTLELHQQGLSPAEIAEKRGCGIHTIYNHLDKLLEAGQAVDLGKLVAGDRQAKIEGAIEAVGTASLKALYEHLQNTLGETIDYNSIRLVRAKWRHANRQDS from the coding sequence ATGCCCACTCCCGAAGAAGCCCTCAAATTCTACTTCGGCTATGATGCCTTTCGCCCCGGACAGCGCGAGATCATCGACACGGCGATCGCCCGACGCGACCAGCTTGTAATCATGCCAACGGGCGGCGGCAAGTCGATTTGCTACCAGCTTCCGGCGCTGCTGATGGACGGCGTGACGATTGTGGTGTCGCCGCTGATTGCGCTGATGCAGGATCAGGTGCAGGCGTTGCAAGACAACGGCATTGGCGCGGCGTTTTTGAATAGCAGCCTGGGGCTGGCGGAACTGCGATCGACGGAACAGGCGGTGCTGGCGGGCAAAATCAAGCTGCTGTATGTCGCGCCAGAGCGATTGATGGGCGATCGCTTCTTGCCGTTTTTGGAGCGCATCAATGCCGAAGTGGGCATTGCCGCCTTTGCCATCGACGAAGCCCACTGTTTGTCAGAATGGGGTCACGACTTTCGCCCGGAATATCGCCAGCTTAAAACCCTGCGCCAGCGCTATCCCGCCGTGCCCATGACAGCGCTGACGGCCACCGCCACCCAGCGCGTCCAGGAAGATATCGTTGCTCAACTCACCCTGCGGAACCCACGCATCCACGTCGCCAGCTTCAACCGCACGAACCTGTATTACGAAGTGCGCCCTAAGCGGCGCGATGTGTATCGCGACCTGCTGCAACTGATTCGCCAAACCCCCGGCGCTGGAATCGTCTATTGCCTCAGCCGCAAAAAGGTAGACGAACTTACCTTCCGGCTCCAGCAGGACGGCATTGAGGCGCTGCCATATCACGCCGGACTGGAGGATGAAACCCGCACTACGAATCAAACCCGCTTTATCCGCGATGACGTGCGCGTGATGGTGGCCACGGTCGCCTTTGGCATGGGCATCAACAAGCCCGACGTGCGGTTTGTGATTCACTACGACCTGCCGCGCAGCCTGGAAAATTATTATCAGGAAGCGGGCCGGGCGGGGCGCGATGGCGATCCGGCGAAATGCACGCTGTTCTTTGGCTATGGCGATTTGAACACAGTCGATTTTATGATTTCTCAGAAGGTCGATCCGATTACCGGAGCGCCCCTCGAAGACGAGCAGCGCATCGCCCGTCAGCAGCTCCGCCGCGTGGTGGACTATGCCGAAGGGACAGATTGCCGCCGCAAGATTCAGCTAGCGTACTTTGGCGAAAGCTTTGTAGGCAATTGCCAGAACTGCGACAACTGCCTGCACCCGCGGCCGGTGGAAGATTGGACAATCGACGCGCAAAAGTTTCTCTCCTGCGTAGCGCGGTGCAAAGAGCGCTTTGGCATGAACCACCTAATCGACGTGCTGCGCGGCTCTCGCAGCCAAAAAGTGCTGCAATATGGGCATGACAAGCTTTCCACCTATGGCATTGGCAAACACCGCAGCATCGAAGCCTGGAAACACCTGGGGCGATCGCTCTTACACCAGGGCTTGATGGATGAAACCACCGACGGCTATTCTATCCCCAAGCTAAACGCCCAGAGTTGGGAAGTGATGCGCGGTCAGCGGACGGTGATGATTTCCCTGCCTGCGCGATCGCTCGACGAACCTGCCCCCGTGGGCGATCGCTTCTTGAAACAAACCGGGCCCAAAGCCGACAGCCTGTTTGAGCGCCTGCGCCAGTTGCGAAAGCGCCTCGCCGACGCGCAAAACGTTCCGCCCTACGTGGTCTTTTCGGATGTCAGCCTGCGGCAAATGGCGGAGAAACAGCCGCACACGCTGCGTGAGTTTGCGCGGATCTCTGGCGTGGGCAGCCGCAAGCTGAGTCAATACGGCGAAGCGTTCGTCACCGAAATCCGCGACTTTTGCACAGAGCATGACATCCCGCTGCGATCGCCCAGCATCGGCACAATCCCTAGTGATTCTGAGGAAGATTCGTTTGACCCTGTACTTGCCTATGCAAAACCGCCGCGCGATCGCTCCGAGTCGCGTTCAGCGATGCGTCTCAAATCTGTGTCTCGCACGGTGTTTTATACGCTGGAGTTGCATCAGCAAGGTTTATCACCCGCAGAGATTGCCGAAAAACGCGGCTGCGGCATCCACACGATTTACAACCACCTGGATAAGTTACTGGAGGCGGGGCAGGCGGTGGATTTAGGTAAGCTAGTGGCGGGCGATCGCCAGGCAAAAATCGAAGGGGCGATCGAAGCGGTGGGCACTGCATCGCTCAAGGCGCTTTACGAACACCTCCAAAACACGCTGGGCGAAACGATTGATTACAACTCGATTCGCCTCGTCCGTGCCAAATGGCGACATGCCAATCGCCAAGATAGCTAG
- the crcB gene encoding fluoride efflux transporter CrcB: MSAGSDSLPLTVLLISLGAVLGAWSRYYVTRFCTRRFGLDFPVGTLLVNLSGSLLMGVAAGLFRIRFALPNLDHLFMVGFFGSYTTFSTYALDVHALFRRKAIAPALLFWLGSPLAGFLCVELGILLALWLTGGISS, from the coding sequence ATGTCTGCTGGATCAGATTCGCTACCGCTAACCGTGCTGCTCATTTCCCTGGGCGCGGTGCTGGGCGCATGGAGCCGCTACTATGTCACCCGATTTTGCACCCGGCGGTTTGGGCTGGACTTTCCTGTGGGGACGCTGCTGGTGAACCTGTCTGGGTCGCTGCTGATGGGCGTGGCGGCGGGGCTGTTTCGCATTCGCTTTGCGCTGCCCAATCTCGATCACCTGTTTATGGTTGGGTTTTTCGGCTCCTACACGACCTTTTCCACCTACGCGCTGGATGTCCATGCCCTGTTTCGACGAAAGGCGATCGCCCCAGCACTGCTCTTTTGGCTGGGCAGTCCGCTGGCGGGGTTTCTGTGTGTAGAACTGGGCATCTTGCTGGCGCTCTGGCTAACGGGGGGAATTTCCTCCTGA
- the crcB gene encoding fluoride efflux transporter CrcB, which translates to MLQNLAFRTPMAIALGAILGALSRYFLSSWISHWGGSDLPLGTLLVNLTGCFGMGLLATLFSQRVLGHAPELQLMLTTGFLGSYTTFSSYELDLARLAYRRELLADGLYWGASTLLGFGSLLLGVWVARAIAPPVTLD; encoded by the coding sequence ATGCTGCAAAATCTCGCGTTCCGAACCCCAATGGCGATCGCCCTAGGAGCCATCCTCGGTGCCCTCAGCCGCTACTTTCTCAGCAGTTGGATTTCCCACTGGGGCGGGTCTGACTTGCCCTTGGGTACGCTGCTGGTCAACCTGACGGGCTGTTTTGGTATGGGGCTATTGGCGACGCTGTTTAGCCAGCGGGTGCTGGGTCATGCGCCCGAACTCCAGCTCATGCTGACGACCGGGTTTCTCGGCTCCTACACCACCTTCTCCAGCTATGAGCTAGACCTGGCGCGGCTGGCCTATCGGCGAGAACTGTTGGCCGACGGGCTATATTGGGGCGCGAGTACCCTGCTGGGGTTCGGGAGCCTGCTGCTGGGGGTGTGGGTCGCTAGGGCGATCGCCCCGCCTGTCACCCTAGATTGA
- a CDS encoding XisI protein, whose protein sequence is MAVELVNISQDGLSGIERYRQIVMQFLLSQSSEDDGSGIESQPIFDPKRDRYLILSQGWRGQERVYWVLMHLDIREGKVWIQRNQTEVEIEAELITLGIPQQDIVQGLIPPEYRVLAGLTSEA, encoded by the coding sequence ATGGCTGTAGAACTGGTGAATATTTCCCAAGATGGGTTGTCAGGGATTGAGCGCTATCGTCAGATTGTGATGCAGTTTTTGTTGAGTCAAAGCAGCGAAGATGATGGCAGCGGGATTGAGAGTCAGCCTATTTTTGACCCGAAGCGCGATCGCTATTTAATCCTCAGTCAGGGATGGCGCGGGCAAGAGCGGGTGTATTGGGTGTTGATGCATCTGGACATCCGCGAGGGAAAGGTCTGGATTCAGCGCAATCAAACTGAGGTTGAAATTGAAGCGGAATTAATCACGTTGGGCATTCCGCAGCAGGATATTGTGCAAGGACTTATCCCGCCGGAATATCGAGTGCTGGCTGGGTTGACTTCAGAAGCCTAA